A genomic stretch from Lathyrus oleraceus cultivar Zhongwan6 chromosome 2, CAAS_Psat_ZW6_1.0, whole genome shotgun sequence includes:
- the LOC127123432 gene encoding uncharacterized protein LOC127123432, with amino-acid sequence MVKVKRFSDPLKSPPQIVGTTHPPPQAQPHATLQTQSPTQYQAPSLRPSPLAQCPTHIPSHPPTQTQLHSTLQTQVLAHSSHHIQDPTQTKAPIHSPTYTTPIVLSPTLEVPQQSQESRQCVGRESTQYWSVESIDLGGVIKKIKTTKDQVNNLSIGERVIVHFDDQGATYGEAQGLLAGYCGILAIDGNLFPISFGRWSGPPPSGMPKCYFEDCFKTDIKPRFCFRTTEALAERYCRLSIGKKWASHRQRLWDEFYNPTLTRDEIVSNVPLGVDKTQWDLFVNYRLKPSTKETCRRNKEIRSKKVVPHTGGSKPLSRKRHEVFLQVGIQRSRGQLYIEIHKKKDESVVNHAAKTLVEEIEVSLTQSTNDESIVSPNDVIGKILGPEHPGRVRCLGMGATPSYTFRNTRFRLSDSGAFKAYIIMKEGRIPNELVGVFGPSNPANVAGESDSSKNVTEPNSPMDASDSDLPIDAREMSSASNI; translated from the exons ATGGTAAAGGTTAAGCGGTTTTCAGACCCACTCAAGTCACCACCTCAAATAGTAGGTACAACTCATCCTCCACCTCAAGCTCAACCTCATGCCACACTTCAAACTCAATCTCCAACTCAATATCAAGCTCCTTCTTTACGGCCTTCACCTCTGGCCCAATGTCCAACACATATCCCAAGTCATCCTCCAACTCAAACCCAACTTCATTCTACACTTCAAACTCAAGTTCTAGCTCATTCTTCACATCATATTCAAGATCCAACTCAAACTAAAGCTCCAATACATAGTCCAACATATACTACACCGATCGTTTTATCGCCAACTCTTGAAGTTCCACAACAATCTCAAGAATCAAGGCAATGTGTTGGACGGGAGTCCACACAATATTGGAGTGTTGAATCAATAG ATTTAGGAGGAGTTATTAAGAAGATTAAAACCACAAAAGATCAAGTAAATAACTTATCTATTGGAGAACGTGTAATTGTGCACTTTGATGACCAAGGTGCTACATATGGCGAAGCACAAGGCTTGCTTGCTGGATATTGTGGAATATTAGCAATTGATGGTAACTTGTTTCCAATAAGTTTTGGTAGATGGTCTGGACCACCACCATCAGGCATGCCAAAATGTTATTTTGAAGATTGCTTTAAAACAGACATAAAG CCTCGATTTTGTTTTAGGACTACTGAAGCTCTTGCAGAGCGATATTGTCGGCTCAGCATTGGGAAAAAGTGGGCTTCCCATAGGCAAAGATTATGGGATGAATTCTATAATCCAACCTTAACAAGAGATGAAATTGTATCTAATGTACCACTCGGTGTAGATAAAACTCAATGGGATTTATTTGTCAACTATCGTCTAAAACCATCTACGAAG GAGACTTGTCGCAGAAATAAGGAAATACGTAGTAAGAAAGTGGTTCCTCATACCGGTGGTTCTAAACCACTCTCACGAAAAAGACATGAAGTG TTTTTACAAGTTGGAATACAACGCAGTCGTGGACAATTATATATTGAAATCCATAAGAAAAAGGATGAGTCAGTTGTAAATCATGCAGCAAAAACTTTAGTG GAAGAAATTGAAGTGAGTTTGACTCAAAGCACTAATGATGAATCTATAGTTTCTCCTAATGATGTTATTGGTAAAATTTTGGGGCCTGAGCATCCTGGAAGAGTACGATGTTTAGGTATGGGAGCAACACCTAGTTATACATTTAGAAATACCAGATTTCGACTTTCAGACTCAG GAGCATTTAAAGCTTATATAATAATGAAAGAAGGAAGGATCCCTAATGAATTAGTTGGTGTCTTTGGTCCATCAAAT CCAGCCAATGTCGCAGGTGAGTCAGATTCATCAAAGAATGTAACGGAACCTAATTCACCAATGGATGCAAGTGACTCTGATTTACCAATAGATGCAAGAGAAATGTCTAGTGCTAGCAACATTTGA